A DNA window from Allokutzneria albata contains the following coding sequences:
- a CDS encoding DUF6461 domain-containing protein — protein MGDDLAWADASPGEGQVLDEIFCLTFVRGVDAAEALRRMGGMPDTVATRTSSDHWKLHNFDDGYPETALALPLGTWTVVFEPSGFNGSSLTPVVSRGTEVVSVLRHDYATPSFDYAVDGELITTFDPTFPAHRYGADPDRLLPRMLDVGFGITEDEEDDGFDNFDGAFGRSLRLIEQVTGVLPAFEALTGPLTSAYLEPWFTEAHRRPAGRPGHDGPVDALAEVRRLSSLHGLSDTPGLADALAAVERGEQVTATPDSPLGRHVRTWLTDSRRASWSLNDHSARHRINETERRRAFELGWLTVALGAAIRPDLVR, from the coding sequence GTGGGCGACGATCTGGCGTGGGCGGATGCGAGTCCGGGCGAGGGGCAGGTGCTGGATGAGATCTTCTGCCTCACCTTCGTCCGTGGCGTCGACGCCGCCGAGGCGCTGCGACGGATGGGCGGCATGCCCGACACCGTCGCGACCCGCACGTCTTCGGACCACTGGAAGCTGCACAACTTCGACGACGGCTACCCGGAGACCGCATTGGCGTTGCCGCTGGGCACCTGGACCGTCGTGTTCGAGCCGAGCGGGTTCAACGGTTCGAGTTTGACGCCGGTGGTGTCCCGTGGCACCGAGGTGGTGTCCGTGCTGCGGCACGATTACGCCACCCCCTCGTTCGACTACGCGGTCGACGGTGAGCTGATCACCACCTTCGACCCGACCTTCCCCGCCCATCGGTACGGCGCCGATCCCGACCGCCTGCTGCCCCGCATGCTCGACGTCGGTTTCGGCATCACCGAGGACGAGGAGGACGACGGGTTCGACAACTTCGACGGCGCTTTCGGGCGCAGCCTGCGACTGATCGAGCAGGTCACCGGCGTCCTACCGGCCTTCGAAGCCCTCACCGGGCCGCTGACCAGCGCTTACCTCGAACCCTGGTTCACCGAGGCACACCGGAGGCCGGCGGGCAGGCCTGGGCACGACGGACCTGTCGACGCCCTCGCGGAGGTGCGGCGGCTCAGCAGCCTGCACGGTCTGAGCGACACACCGGGCCTCGCTGACGCGCTCGCCGCGGTCGAACGCGGCGAGCAGGTCACAGCCACCCCAGACAGCCCGCTCGGCCGACACGTCCGCACCTGGCTCACCGACAGCCGGCGTGCCAGCTGGTCACTCAACGACCACAGCGCACGGCACCGCATCAACGAGACCGAACGCCGCCGCGCGTTCGAGCTCGGCTGGCTCACCGTCGCTCTGGGCGCAGCCATCCGGCCTGACCTGGTTCGCTGA
- a CDS encoding DUF2243 domain-containing protein, protein MTGRRAWMSAGLVLGFGLGGFVDGIVAHQLLRWHHMLSGWYPEHTDATMAADGLFHLGCLVVVLVGVALLATARPADLPSRGPRLAGWMLAGWGWFNLVEGIIDHHLLGVHHVRAGPHQLAYDLGFLAFGLLLTAAGTWLAGSTGSSPPDASATVRGRDLRRLLDTGLPDPALVLVHGRFEVAAADQRGKALEVISREELLRRTGKADPTDAELDQHARALSTAVTTLGG, encoded by the coding sequence GTGACCGGCCGGCGGGCGTGGATGAGCGCCGGTCTGGTGCTGGGGTTCGGCCTCGGCGGCTTCGTCGACGGCATCGTCGCCCACCAGCTGCTGCGATGGCACCACATGCTGTCGGGCTGGTACCCCGAGCACACCGACGCCACCATGGCCGCGGACGGCCTGTTCCACCTGGGCTGCCTGGTCGTGGTACTCGTCGGCGTCGCGCTGCTGGCCACGGCTCGCCCCGCGGACCTCCCGTCGCGCGGGCCGCGGCTGGCCGGGTGGATGCTCGCGGGCTGGGGATGGTTCAACCTCGTCGAGGGCATCATCGACCACCACCTGCTCGGTGTGCACCACGTGCGCGCCGGCCCGCACCAGCTCGCTTACGACCTGGGTTTCCTCGCGTTCGGTCTGCTTCTCACCGCAGCGGGGACGTGGCTCGCCGGCTCCACCGGGAGTTCTCCACCGGACGCGTCGGCCACGGTGCGCGGCCGGGATCTGCGGCGGCTGCTCGACACCGGCCTGCCGGACCCGGCGCTCGTCCTCGTGCACGGGCGGTTCGAGGTCGCGGCGGCGGACCAGCGCGGGAAGGCGCTGGAAGTGATCAGCCGGGAGGAGCTGCTGCGCCGCACCGGAAAGGCCGACCCCACCGACGCCGAACTGGACCAGCACGCGAGGGCACTGTCGACGGCGGTGACCACCCTCGGCGGATGA
- a CDS encoding SUKH-3 domain-containing protein, producing MSSIDEWWPQRAIDLLTRAGWSPGRAVDVAGWRAELAEKGFVMHEAAEQVLTEFGGLLLEADGAGVRSGRCTVEVDPLYGASLRPWLDELGAKAGARDLYPLGEVDWGHAILAIDPDGVVFKVWGPGVTKVGKGRDALVRLTEGDY from the coding sequence ATGAGTTCGATCGACGAGTGGTGGCCCCAGCGGGCGATCGATCTGCTGACCCGGGCGGGGTGGTCGCCGGGGCGCGCCGTGGACGTCGCGGGGTGGCGTGCGGAACTGGCGGAGAAGGGCTTCGTGATGCACGAGGCCGCCGAACAGGTGCTCACCGAGTTCGGCGGGCTCCTGCTGGAGGCGGACGGGGCGGGCGTGCGCAGCGGCCGCTGCACCGTCGAGGTGGATCCCTTGTACGGCGCCTCCCTGCGACCGTGGTTGGACGAGCTCGGTGCCAAGGCGGGGGCCCGGGACCTGTATCCGCTCGGCGAGGTCGACTGGGGACACGCCATCCTGGCGATCGATCCGGACGGTGTCGTGTTCAAGGTGTGGGGACCGGGCGTCACCAAGGTGGGCAAGGGCCGGGACGCCCTCGTCCGGCTGACCGAAGGCGACTACTGA
- a CDS encoding amidase, with product MSHAKFTRRSLLGTAMAGTALAVVPGTAGAADTAILPPVDRIPHRPRLVDYEIVELAALLRAGKTSSVELTRAYLERIAKFNGPFEVYGDNGLYNAFVRIDADAALAAARAADERLAEFRRRGGALSPLCGIPMGIKDSIGVKGMMAQDGSPAFAGNRALRDATAVARLRAAGVVPLGMTMCSEFSGSVVGTFSGNAWNLDHVPGGSSQGSGVAPVARLAAACLGEETGGSIICPSAANGATGIKPSPGTVSAAGLMPLAPGYDVIGPIARSARDSALVLSAILGPDPVNDPQTLAPPNPFPAIPFVPRVGKKPLQGLTIGIPQTDWMYVNYELKPGVAPQSLYGAEHRQVFTRLVEQLRALGARVIEFPGLDITNTKLNPYLGSPDVLATVDGSPVSPSGAVINSNNYEVRYAEAVDRFCASGIPSAEAVATLTEVYGRRAPGETAPSFASANRLLGGIPASARYEGEQRRRTLIANYAKALADAKVDFMLVMTIADVIGRRAGPEPGFPVMRAGYQVPNVLGWPMVSFPTGFARGLPVSAQFWGPRFTEPTIIQAMIDYQAHHPEYHTAVPPDPALPTTRKIAPKPAPLPPNAPTNDPLRSDQAIRKAMGR from the coding sequence GTGTCCCACGCGAAATTCACCCGGCGGTCGCTGCTGGGCACGGCCATGGCCGGTACCGCGCTCGCCGTCGTCCCGGGTACGGCGGGTGCGGCCGACACGGCGATCCTCCCGCCGGTCGACCGGATCCCGCACCGGCCGCGCCTCGTGGACTACGAGATCGTCGAGCTGGCCGCGCTCCTGCGGGCGGGCAAGACCTCCAGTGTCGAACTGACGCGGGCCTACCTGGAACGCATCGCCAAGTTCAACGGCCCCTTCGAGGTCTACGGCGACAACGGCCTGTACAACGCCTTCGTCCGGATCGACGCGGACGCCGCGCTGGCCGCCGCCCGCGCCGCCGACGAACGGCTCGCCGAGTTCCGGCGCCGCGGCGGGGCGCTGTCGCCGCTGTGCGGGATTCCCATGGGGATCAAGGACTCCATCGGCGTCAAGGGCATGATGGCGCAGGACGGCAGCCCGGCCTTCGCGGGCAACCGCGCGCTGCGGGACGCCACCGCGGTCGCCCGGCTGCGCGCGGCCGGAGTGGTACCTCTGGGCATGACGATGTGCTCGGAGTTCTCCGGTTCCGTCGTCGGGACCTTCTCCGGCAACGCGTGGAACCTCGACCACGTCCCCGGCGGGTCGAGCCAGGGTTCCGGGGTGGCGCCGGTCGCCCGGCTCGCCGCGGCCTGTCTGGGCGAGGAGACCGGCGGCAGCATCATCTGCCCGTCCGCGGCCAACGGCGCCACCGGGATCAAGCCCTCGCCGGGCACCGTGTCGGCGGCCGGGCTGATGCCGCTGGCCCCCGGCTACGACGTCATCGGGCCGATCGCCCGGTCGGCGCGGGACTCGGCGCTGGTGCTGAGCGCCATCCTGGGCCCCGACCCGGTCAACGACCCGCAGACGCTGGCCCCGCCGAACCCGTTCCCGGCGATCCCGTTCGTCCCGCGCGTGGGCAAGAAGCCGTTGCAGGGCTTGACGATCGGCATCCCGCAGACCGACTGGATGTACGTCAACTACGAACTGAAGCCCGGGGTCGCTCCCCAGTCGCTCTACGGCGCGGAGCACCGGCAGGTGTTCACCCGGCTCGTCGAGCAGCTGCGGGCGCTGGGCGCGCGGGTCATCGAGTTCCCCGGGCTGGACATCACCAACACGAAGCTGAACCCGTACCTCGGCTCCCCGGACGTACTGGCCACTGTGGACGGTTCGCCGGTCTCGCCGTCGGGTGCGGTGATCAACTCGAACAACTACGAGGTCCGCTACGCCGAGGCCGTCGACCGGTTCTGCGCGAGCGGCATCCCCTCGGCCGAGGCCGTCGCCACCCTCACCGAGGTGTACGGCCGCCGCGCGCCCGGGGAGACCGCACCCAGCTTCGCCAGCGCCAACCGCCTGCTCGGCGGCATCCCGGCTTCCGCGCGGTACGAGGGCGAACAGCGGCGGCGGACGCTCATCGCCAACTACGCCAAGGCACTGGCCGACGCGAAGGTGGACTTCATGCTCGTCATGACCATCGCCGACGTCATCGGCAGGCGCGCAGGGCCCGAACCGGGTTTCCCCGTCATGCGCGCCGGCTACCAGGTGCCCAACGTGCTGGGCTGGCCCATGGTCAGCTTCCCCACCGGGTTCGCCCGGGGACTGCCGGTCTCGGCGCAGTTCTGGGGACCGCGCTTCACCGAGCCCACGATCATCCAGGCGATGATCGACTACCAGGCCCACCACCCGGAGTACCACACGGCCGTGCCGCCCGACCCCGCGCTCCCGACGACGCGGAAGATCGCCCCGAAGCCCGCGCCGCTGCCGCCCAACGCTCCCACGAACGACCCGCTCCGCAGTGACCAGGCGATCCGCAAGGCGATGGGCCGATGA
- a CDS encoding IS982 family transposase, with amino-acid sequence MTTDLNTLLTALYVKIDDRLAGRTRVGRPPKLTDAELVTLAVAQALLGFTSEARWLRFLPARLPGAFRYLPGQSGYNRRLRAALPLVKQVMRWLATDTDLWSDTTWIVDSTPVECGRSRPAVKRSELAGWAHYGYCRSHSRWFWGLRLHLVCTPAGLPITWALADPKIDERQVLMALCDHEPHLLTDRPGLLIIADKGYVSRELDHFLAEREVRLIRPSYRNRTPHPGEPLLKSIRQLIESVNDTLKGQLNLEQHSGRTIDGVGVRIAQRLLALTAVIWHNRATGAPLTRSLTAYDH; translated from the coding sequence GTGACGACAGACCTGAACACCCTTCTCACCGCACTCTACGTCAAGATCGACGACCGTCTCGCGGGCAGGACCCGCGTGGGCAGGCCACCGAAGCTCACCGACGCCGAACTGGTCACCCTGGCGGTGGCCCAGGCGCTGCTGGGGTTCACCTCCGAGGCCCGCTGGCTGCGGTTCCTGCCCGCCCGGCTGCCCGGGGCGTTTCGGTACCTGCCCGGCCAGTCCGGGTACAACCGCCGCCTGCGGGCGGCGCTGCCGCTGGTCAAGCAGGTGATGCGGTGGCTGGCCACCGACACCGACCTGTGGAGTGACACCACGTGGATCGTCGACTCCACCCCGGTGGAATGCGGCCGGTCCCGCCCCGCGGTGAAGCGTTCGGAACTGGCCGGGTGGGCGCACTACGGCTACTGCCGCTCGCACTCCCGCTGGTTCTGGGGCCTGCGGCTGCACCTGGTCTGCACCCCCGCCGGACTGCCGATCACCTGGGCGTTGGCCGACCCGAAGATCGACGAGCGGCAGGTGCTCATGGCCCTGTGCGACCACGAACCCCACCTGCTCACCGACCGCCCCGGACTGCTGATCATCGCCGACAAGGGCTACGTCTCCCGCGAGCTTGACCACTTCCTCGCCGAGCGTGAGGTGCGGCTGATCCGGCCGTCCTACCGCAACCGCACACCCCACCCCGGTGAGCCACTGCTCAAGTCCATCCGTCAGCTGATCGAGTCGGTCAACGACACCTTGAAAGGCCAGCTCAACCTGGAACAGCACAGCGGACGCACCATCGACGGTGTCGGAGTCCGCATCGCCCAACGACTCCTGGCCCTCACCGCGGTGATCTGGCACAACCGAGCCACCGGAGCACCCCTCACCCGATCACTGACCGCCTACGACCACTGA
- a CDS encoding cupin domain-containing protein, which yields MTTEQDMAGYAWSTVQDAPVHELFPGIRARPLWHGDHGAKAYVVEFDANSRWQGIDVHEPGPEEVFVVSGVFNDGYRDYPAGSFIHAPAGSSHIPQTTTGCTLFVFYPEG from the coding sequence ATGACGACAGAGCAGGACATGGCCGGCTACGCGTGGTCCACCGTGCAGGACGCGCCGGTCCACGAACTCTTCCCCGGCATCCGGGCGCGCCCGTTGTGGCACGGGGACCACGGTGCGAAGGCGTACGTGGTGGAGTTCGACGCCAACAGCCGCTGGCAGGGGATCGACGTCCACGAACCCGGCCCCGAGGAGGTGTTCGTGGTCTCCGGCGTCTTCAACGACGGCTACCGCGACTACCCGGCGGGCAGCTTCATCCACGCGCCCGCCGGTTCCTCGCACATCCCGCAGACGACGACGGGCTGCACGCTGTTCGTCTTCTACCCCGAGGGCTAG